TGCCGTCGTATTATGACTTCGATTTTAAGCTCCAGTCATTAGAGGCATGAAGAAATTGGGTCCAAAGCAGATCTAGACACATGCCGAAGGCTAAATACCCTTTGTTGCCAAATAGCATTGAAAAatagttatttttatttgttcacTGCAATTCAGAGCTTTGGTCATTAGCGACATGGAGAAATAACACCCAAGATAAATAGACTTTGAGTAGCTTAAACACACTTGTTACTGGCCAACATATGGAAAAATCCGAAGCCATAGCTTCCATTGTTTGCTGCTAAATGTTTGAAAAGTCGCTGCCATAGTATGATTTATTTTGAGTTTTCAAATGGTTGTCTTTCTATCTAGTTCATAGTTTTCATAATCCATGAGTAAAGCAGATCGATGAAAACACTCGTGTTTGCCCCCAACCGAAAGGTTAAAGCCAGCGGACATAATGCCTAGCCCCCGGTGGTCCGTGGTCAATGGTCAGTAGCGAGCCGGATCACGTAGCAGTTATTACAGAGCCGTGGACCCATAAAGTATCTTTGAGTTGCACAAAGGCGAAGCGAACTCTTCCGCTGCAGATACGAGTTCCCAGGCGTTGCACAAGCGGAGTGGGTTTCACAAGTAGAACCATTAGGTGCGATGGGCTTAACGGCTTTTATGGTGTGGCtaagtaaaaatataaaaaactatgACTACCTTTGACGTCGGTGAAGTGAGAACCCAGACATGTCACCTCTAATTGCGCAATGAGCGGCAAAAAGGGCTGGAAAATCCAGTTTTATTGCGAGTTATTCAGAGATGCCTGCTCCATTGCCCAATGATATTCATTAGATAATCCAATCGAGCCTACAACTTTCCCACCACTTTCGCCTGAGAAACGAGGACTTATTGTTACTCCGGTCTGTTTTTCTTGCAGTGCTTCCAAATGCGAACTCCACGCTGTCACGATCCAGACAGCGGCTCATCAAAGTGGACTTCTCCAAGTTTCAGGTGGGTTTCGTAACATTCCAAAAGAACTCCAAGGGGTCTGActtattttccttattttctGATTTTCTAATTCTCCAGGACGACGATCTCTTCTACGATGAGAACAGCATCAGCAGCTCCCACTCCACAGCGGCCACCCACCAGCATCATCCACATCTCGCCGAGATGCACCGCTGCTCGCAGCCCAAGATGCCGCCGTATCCATTCGGTGGCTACATGGTGCCCAGTCAGGCACGGCAAGATTGCCGGGAGACGGCGGCGCTGATGCGGCCCCGACGCACAAGTGAGTATCCGATTCTAGCGCGGATTATGCAACATATGTCCGTATATCTATAACCTACTTGGGAGCTTTGGGAGCACACGCCACTAGAGCACAAAGTACAAGGGCGGTTTGGATTTGATTGAAATTCGAGAAGAAGCGGTCCGACAAACTAACATTTAATGGTTTTTGAATATAAGTTTACGGGTTTGGTTAATTATTTCTTTAAGTTGCAAAGGTATTttcatattaaatatttatgggaAGAAAGTATTTTATATCTTATCTTTTCTAAATCTTTAATGTAGTCATGTAGCGACAGACTcaacaatattttataaagCTTTCTCCAAACTATGAACTTTGAAAGTCTTGCGCTAATTAAATAGGCACTTGCCACTGCTAACTTCCtttgtataaaataaataattttatatttaagaCCGGCTTACTTTATGCTCTAGCTTTAATGCCATGGCCAAGCCATCGCCTTACGTCTTTCACTACGTATTTTGGTTTTCAATTGCAGACAGAAAGTTACGAAACCACAAGAAAATTAGAATAAAAGTGTCTAAAATTGCTTTTCATTTACTTTTTTAGTGGTGATGCAACTGACTGTCTGTGATGTggtttaagtttttataattttaatttaaactatttttatttcttacttttttcctttccttacacaacaaaaaaaaaaaaaaaaaatcaaacacaaacttATTTTGCCAAGGTATTTGATCGTTTTTCTGTGAGCACACTGCTAACCTATATCgatgaattaatttttatgattttgtATGACACAAGCAAAGCCCTAGCAAAATCGAGTGAACGTAAAGTTACCAAAAATCGCACTAAGATCAAAAAATCAAATAGAAATTTTGGTGTGGTGTGGGCCGAAGTAGCAAATAACACTTCAAAATTGACGATCGGTTGAGGCGGCACTCAAGCACACACAATGAACCACACAAatatacaacaaaaaaaacaaatctcgaaatattttgtaaaaacaaatgtgaatgtagaaataaaataaagtctACTGCAATTCGCCCCTagtattatttattatggcACCTCGTAGTGTCTTTTAATTTTGGTACTAACTTAATTGTCTCGGCTGCCAATAATCGTATAAAAATAATGTATTTTTAACTTGCCAAAAAATGACGCTtacaatcaaaataaatatgtgaaaaaCGAACAAAATTAACTGCTGCCCCGAACGAAAATGAAACGCGATCAGTGGAGCCGGCAAAGCAGGCGGCGCCTCCAGAAGAGCCATCCTTCACGAAGGACGAGTACCACAAGTTCTACGACACGGCCCTggaatgtaaatatttgctaAGAAACAGCACGTAAATCCGTAATGCATTGCCATCTTGCATGATTGTCCCCCTATCGGATATCGAAATTGCTTTTAGACGCCACACTAGTATATATCACGCTACTAAACAGACAGCTTGCTTTCGAAATACACATCTGACATTTAACATTTGTCGCTTTTCCCTGCGCCTTCACTGTCACTGTCCTTCATGTATGAAAATAACTCATCCGCCCCGTTGACCCTGACTGAATGCGTTCGCCTCTCTTTAATTGACAGCCTACGACCTGGCCACTCAGTGCGAGTCGAGGAGGGCTTCCCTGCGGCGCCACACCATCGTTGGATGCCAGAGCAACCTGGACGAGACGCACTCAATGCCGCCCACGCGGCCCGAGTCGCGTCAATCGGACGACGTCAGCAAGGAGGTGAGTCCGCCAGCATAATGGTAATGAGGATATCGAGGGAAGAGGGTGCCCTCTTTTTGCATTATTATTTCAAGGATAATACATCTGTGGTGGGACTGCCATACTTCACAATATGCTAGACTCTTTCATTGTCGACCATTTCTCCACTCAAGCAAACTTTTTATCagcaaatcaaaacaataGTGTTTAAACCCTATTCAAACTTTATTTCTGTATCTACCAATCCGTTGCAGACGTCTAAGAGAAGTCCTGCGGAGCAGACCCATCCCTCAGACGAGGGCAGTTCAACATCCTCGCTTGGGCCATGGAACAAGTCCTTCATGGACAAACAGACGTGGATGGAACGGGGTGACGATCGGCTGTCCGTCACGCTGGCGGAGATCGTTCACATCCGTTCCGTCATGACCAAGGCGGAGCTGGAGGGCCTGCCGATGGACGTGCGCGTCAAGGAGGATGTTGAAAAGCGTCGCGTCTGCTTCCTGTGCCTGCGCACTCGGTTCTCGTTCTTCGGTCCCTGGGGCATCCAGTGCAAGCTGTGCCAGCGCACGGTCTGCGCCAAGTGCTATACCAAGGTGGGTACCGGGTTAATGGTTAACCATATGGCTGCATATTTACACATTCGGATTTCTGCTCAGATGCGAATTCCCTCGGAGCACTTCCGGAACGTGCCCCTCGTGCTGATCTCGCCATCGCTGCTGTCCAGTCCGGCCAGCTCGAGCACCCCATCACCCTCCCATCATGCCCAGCAGGCGCACTCATCCTCGACGGGGAACATAATGGACGACCAGTTCCCCAAGTCGCTGATAGAGCGTCTTTTGCGATCCGAGTCAGATCGAAAGGTGGGCTTCCTTACAGTTCGACCAGTAAACATAGACCTAATGATATTGATTCCTCTGTTCCAGACTCGCAGCACCGTGGGCAGTGCCCCATCCTCACCCAAGCACCAAAGATCAAATATGAGCACACCGGGCATTAGCGTGGGACCCGGAGCATCCTCCTCAGCGGCCGCCACTGGACAGGCCGTGGAGGCACTGCACGACCAGGCGACCATGTCGTCCTCGTATTCCGCGGCCATGCGACCCTCGGGCGtccaccagcagcagaagcagcactACAACAACGCCATGTCGAGGAGCATGGAGGGACCCCGAAGTCTGCCCGTGCACAGTCCAGCATATCGACCGCTCTCCAATAACAGCACACTGGAGAGGAAGTGAGTTTTTTGTCTGGATTGTGGTGCAATACATTTATTAACCGTAATTTGTTCTCAGATCCCGCTTCTCGAGGGGATTCAACCTGTTCTCCTCGGGCAGCCATCTTGCCCAGACGCAGGAGCAAAAGGAGAACCTGCGCGGCGAGCAGGTGACCGTGTGCAACGACTGCCAGGGACTGGTCAACGAGATCACCAGCTCCGTGAAGCAGAAACGCAGCTCTGCCCGTAACCGCACCATTCAGAATCTCACCCTGGATCTGACGCCCGTTTGGAAGTAGGCGGGAATCAGATCAGAGATAGGATAACTCCGCAGTGCGTTTGAAGACCGTAGGATGGTTGCAATGGAGTTCTAACGACTGACTTGGCTCTGCATCGCTATACATACTACCATTGACTACATGACATTGATGATGACTCATTGACAGACAACAGACACTATTTGATTACTGACCACATTCCTTACCTGAGAGAATTTTCAGTTTCAGCGCGGCTGTTTTAGGGCCTTCAGAACGCACTTGCACACTTAGCTATTTACATACATGCATAGATATGGATTAGATCGACTGTTGTACACATAAAAGAATAGAGCCTCGAGGAGCCTCGTTTGTAAATCGTGTTAGTCTAGTGAATAAGCAGAGGAAATACCGAGAATTCCTGGCTGAAGCTTTGTACATTTTCTGCCGGCTACAGAGAGATCCGCTTGAGCGCACCCCACCACTTACTATTTATAAAGGAGCTAACTTACACGTCGCTACACATTAAATTATCGCAGATCGCAACGCGATGCCGTTGTTTATAATTGTTCAAAGTATGCGTAAAAGTTGATTAAGTACATGTAATCATAACTCTTGTATCCGCGTATATCAAGTGCACATATATTCGACCTCACTTGTACCCTGTACCCTGCTCCTGCATTCGTTTCAGCACGAGCGACGTATTGATCATACAGAATACATCGATATTCGCAATACGATTTCCAGTTCAGAAAGAAATTTCGTTGTTGAGATAGTTATCCAAAAATGTTGTGAAACTTTTGTGCTTGCGCAGATCTTTGTTTACCTTGTgaagttttcgttttgttcCCCTATTAACTACAATGTCAATGTATAACGCAAGAACCACTTGATAGcctaatttaattttagtcGGCGTTGCTATGCAGCCCAAACTATTTAGTTAATTCGCTTAGTTTTAATTCTCCCTAAGTGCGTCTAAGTTGTAAGCGACGT
This genomic stretch from Drosophila mauritiana strain mau12 chromosome 2L, ASM438214v1, whole genome shotgun sequence harbors:
- the LOC117146590 gene encoding protein spire isoform X1 translates to MTEHQAEEQADTPPTKVKATPTPTPSGKFKDAKEDAFLSTSPDSANGDAQHKLPADQLAMSSSAHPQQPGQARPLILQAFHRCSSPEQCVTLHDILDSFKAPLSEDQAWALIHQFAGLYHQVAVQAHTCAADYEAALPTGFELHFHRDGSVHFSGPDQLTPKEQLQQEQSPLPPQHDVTVDQPDHSASSSGDSSVINRAFDNSNHHHHHHHPPLVVSHRKIISELAEIVYTALDYNLPEDEECQVSQELENLFNFMTADETDDDCIDEGIDEGDKRWDDESEEERNDTKELEHIIETCRNHIKTTLPENHYRAVCRALVTETIELRVFLQQVLNNAGAEKLIKASESSATTQQELAKLGFNDWARFWVQVIDELRRGVRLKKSNHERTPIEYELTPYEILMGDIRAKKYQLRKVMVNGDIPPRVKKDAHAMILEFIRSRPPLKKASDRQLGPPRMCEPSPREQLMESIRKGKELKQITPPEAPTLRERVLPNANSTLSRSRQRLIKVDFSKFQDDDLFYDENSISSSHSTAATHQHHPHLAEMHRCSQPKMPPYPFGGYMVPSQARQDCRETAALMRPRRTMEPAKQAAPPEEPSFTKDEYHKFYDTALESYDLATQCESRRASLRRHTIVGCQSNLDETHSMPPTRPESRQSDDVSKETSKRSPAEQTHPSDEGSSTSSLGPWNKSFMDKQTWMERGDDRLSVTLAEIVHIRSVMTKAELEGLPMDVRVKEDVEKRRVCFLCLRTRFSFFGPWGIQCKLCQRTVCAKCYTKMRIPSEHFRNVPLVLISPSLLSSPASSSTPSPSHHAQQAHSSSTGNIMDDQFPKSLIERLLRSESDRKTRSTVGSAPSSPKHQRSNMSTPGISVGPGASSSAAATGQAVEALHDQATMSSSYSAAMRPSGVHQQQKQHYNNAMSRSMEGPRSLPVHSPAYRPLSNNSTLERKSRFSRGFNLFSSGSHLAQTQEQKENLRGEQVTVCNDCQGLVNEITSSVKQKRSSARNRTIQNLTLDLTPVWK
- the LOC117146590 gene encoding protein spire isoform X2, whose translation is MTEHQAEEQADTPPTKVKATPTPTPSGKFKDAKEDAFLSTSPDSANGDAQHKLPADQLAMSSSAHPQQPGQARPLILQAFHRCSSPEQCVTLHDILDSFKAPLSEDQAWALIHQFAGLYHQVAVQAHTCAADYEAALPTGFELHFHRDGSVHFSGPDQLTPKEQLQQEQSPLPPQHDVTVDQPDHSASSSGDSSVINRAFDNSNHHHHHHHPPLVVSHRKIISELAEIVYTALDYNLPEDEECQVSQELENLFNFMTADETDDDCIDEGIDEGDKRWDDESEEERNDTKELEHIIETCRNHIKTTLPENHYRAVCRALVTETIELRVFLQQVLNNGAEKLIKASESSATTQQELAKLGFNDWARFWVQVIDELRRGVRLKKSNHERTPIEYELTPYEILMGDIRAKKYQLRKVMVNGDIPPRVKKDAHAMILEFIRSRPPLKKASDRQLGPPRMCEPSPREQLMESIRKGKELKQITPPEAPTLRERVLPNANSTLSRSRQRLIKVDFSKFQDDDLFYDENSISSSHSTAATHQHHPHLAEMHRCSQPKMPPYPFGGYMVPSQARQDCRETAALMRPRRTMEPAKQAAPPEEPSFTKDEYHKFYDTALESYDLATQCESRRASLRRHTIVGCQSNLDETHSMPPTRPESRQSDDVSKETSKRSPAEQTHPSDEGSSTSSLGPWNKSFMDKQTWMERGDDRLSVTLAEIVHIRSVMTKAELEGLPMDVRVKEDVEKRRVCFLCLRTRFSFFGPWGIQCKLCQRTVCAKCYTKMRIPSEHFRNVPLVLISPSLLSSPASSSTPSPSHHAQQAHSSSTGNIMDDQFPKSLIERLLRSESDRKTRSTVGSAPSSPKHQRSNMSTPGISVGPGASSSAAATGQAVEALHDQATMSSSYSAAMRPSGVHQQQKQHYNNAMSRSMEGPRSLPVHSPAYRPLSNNSTLERKSRFSRGFNLFSSGSHLAQTQEQKENLRGEQVTVCNDCQGLVNEITSSVKQKRSSARNRTIQNLTLDLTPVWK
- the LOC117146590 gene encoding protein spire isoform X3, whose product is MTEHQAEEQADTPPTKVKATPTPTPSGKFKDAKEDAFLSTSPDSANGDAQHKLPADQLAMSSSAHPQQPGQARPLILQAFHRCSSPEQCVTLHDILDSFKAPLSEDQAWALIHQFAGLYHQVAVQAHTCAADYEAALPTGFELHFHRDGSVHFSGPDQLTPKEQLQQEQSPLPPQHDVTVDQPDHSASSSGDSSVINRAFDNSNHHHHHHHPPLVVSHRKIISELAEIVYTALDYNLPEDEECQVSQELENLFNFMTADETDDDCIDEGIDEGDKRWDDESEEERNDTKELEHIIETCRNHIKTTLPENHYRAVCRALVTETIELRVFLQQVLNNAGAEKLIKASESSATTQQELAKLGFNDWARFWVQVIDELRRGVRLKKSNHERTPIEYELTPYEILMGDIRAKKYQLRKVMVNGDIPPRVKKDAHAMILEFIRSRPPLKKASDRQLGPPRMCEPSPREQLMESIRKGKELKQITPPEAPTLRERVLPNANSTLSRSRQRLIKVDFSKFQDDDLFYDENSISSSHSTAATHQHHPHLAEMHRCSQPKMPPYPFGGYMVPSQARQDCRETAALMRPRRTTYDLATQCESRRASLRRHTIVGCQSNLDETHSMPPTRPESRQSDDVSKETSKRSPAEQTHPSDEGSSTSSLGPWNKSFMDKQTWMERGDDRLSVTLAEIVHIRSVMTKAELEGLPMDVRVKEDVEKRRVCFLCLRTRFSFFGPWGIQCKLCQRTVCAKCYTKMRIPSEHFRNVPLVLISPSLLSSPASSSTPSPSHHAQQAHSSSTGNIMDDQFPKSLIERLLRSESDRKTRSTVGSAPSSPKHQRSNMSTPGISVGPGASSSAAATGQAVEALHDQATMSSSYSAAMRPSGVHQQQKQHYNNAMSRSMEGPRSLPVHSPAYRPLSNNSTLERKSRFSRGFNLFSSGSHLAQTQEQKENLRGEQVTVCNDCQGLVNEITSSVKQKRSSARNRTIQNLTLDLTPVWK
- the LOC117146590 gene encoding protein spire isoform X4 produces the protein MEARPAKRSTAASVFRSHHMPRESDLVDIGSDASLYCGSDGESSQAQSTSTSTPNPQTSSDQDLDQPQPTPRAAPRASASNNPPTPKPRQAIRSSKVLPNANSTLSRSRQRLIKVDFSKFQDDDLFYDENSISSSHSTAATHQHHPHLAEMHRCSQPKMPPYPFGGYMVPSQARQDCRETAALMRPRRTMEPAKQAAPPEEPSFTKDEYHKFYDTALESYDLATQCESRRASLRRHTIVGCQSNLDETHSMPPTRPESRQSDDVSKETSKRSPAEQTHPSDEGSSTSSLGPWNKSFMDKQTWMERGDDRLSVTLAEIVHIRSVMTKAELEGLPMDVRVKEDVEKRRVCFLCLRTRFSFFGPWGIQCKLCQRTVCAKCYTKMRIPSEHFRNVPLVLISPSLLSSPASSSTPSPSHHAQQAHSSSTGNIMDDQFPKSLIERLLRSESDRKTRSTVGSAPSSPKHQRSNMSTPGISVGPGASSSAAATGQAVEALHDQATMSSSYSAAMRPSGVHQQQKQHYNNAMSRSMEGPRSLPVHSPAYRPLSNNSTLERKSRFSRGFNLFSSGSHLAQTQEQKENLRGEQVTVCNDCQGLVNEITSSVKQKRSSARNRTIQNLTLDLTPVWK